One Lucilia cuprina isolate Lc7/37 chromosome 4, ASM2204524v1, whole genome shotgun sequence DNA segment encodes these proteins:
- the LOC111684769 gene encoding zinc finger protein rotund isoform X5 → MNCLKETMESRLLEYRPIGGGLDYHHNSPLIGEIPPGGDYSQAVHRSIDQLRNTLNERVTLGPLSVFSNTADIRTSVLNYTNQPHQQHQQSQYQLQGTVSTTTGNVSGTENVQMQLTKGACMDGKLADSTTGAVVSSSQPTSGGRGRKSKIYTNPNQHIIVTSNSVDNGGTRAQNRQQQNETNNNGISSSTSSPHHHMQMQDIKDTKIFTSKADLQLHTQMHMRESKPYKCTQCSKAFANSSYLSQHTRIHLGIKPYRCEICQRKFTQLSHLQQHIRTHTGDKPYKCRHPGCQKAFSQLSNLQSHSRCHQTDKPFKCNSCYKCFSDEASLLDHIPKHKESKHLKTHICQYCGKSYTQETYLNKHMQKHSERTDKRPPIVATNAGSNSATGTGTGNSNNNAAVGSNTTTNNATATAGVGGGGSGGGGGHPGTGNQHNRNNISLPPVTIAPTDNSYWPKVSPDSAANMNDVMHQQQPQQQQQHSHQQHHQQQQQQAHNGQQPTQQQQQHHHPQQTNTQQQPPTQQQGQTHMDYTNHQASGANNPHNDLQNHHRMNDTGREDIVSTPSTVGPYDASSITKTTTNSAFTPINSMPPHLNTLSHHAMSQRPYLYDAISFQNKNVNQNNASNSFPNQLISLHQIRNYAHQPAGLTMAGEHLLGVSVGPGKDKG, encoded by the exons ATGAACTGTTTAAAAGAAACAATGGAAAGTCGTTTACTTGAATACCGACCCATCGGAGGTGGTCTTGACTACCATCACAACTCACCATTGATAGGTGAAATACCACCGGGCGGAGACTATTCGCAAGCGGTACATCGTTCCATAGATCAGTTGCGCAATACACTTAATGAACGTGTCACATTGGGACCGTTGAGTGTTTTCTCTAATACCGCCGATATAAGAACTTCCGTTTTGAATTATACCAATCAGCCGCATCAACAGCATCAGCAATCACAATATCAACTACAGGGAACGGTTTCAACTACGACGGGCAATGTTTCTGGCACTGAAAATGTTCAGATGCAACTTACTAAAGGCGCTTGCATGGATGGCAAATTGGCAGATTCTACTACAGGAGCAGTAGTAAGTTCTAGCCAACCCACTTCTGGCGGAAGAGGACGGAAATCAAAAATCTACACAAATCCCAATCAGCATATAATTGTTACTAGCAATAGTGTGGACAATGGGGGAACACGAGCCCAAAATCGTCAGCAACAAAACGAAACGAACAATAATGGAATTTCATCGTCTACTTCCTCGCCTCATCATCATATGCAAATGCAAGATATTAAAGATACCAAG ATTTTCACTTCAAAAGCTGATCTCCAACTACATACTCAAATGCATATGCGTGAATCGAAGCCGTATAAATGTACTCAATGCTCTAAAGCGTTTGCCAACTCATCGTATCTCTCACAGCATACACGAATACATTTGGGCATTAAACCGTATCGCTGTGAGATTTGCCAACGCAAATTTACCCAACTCTCGCATCTGCAACAGCACATACGCACGCATACCGGTGATAAACCGTACAAGTGTAGACATCCTGGTTGCCAAAAGGCCTTCTCACAACTCTCCAATCTGCAATCTCACTCTAGGTGCCACCAAACAGACAAACCTTTCAAATGTAACTCTTGTTATAAATGTTTCTCGGACGAGGCCTCCCTTTTGGATCACATACCCAAACACAAAGAGTCCAAGCATTTGAAAACCCACATTTGCCAGTATTGTGGCAAATCGTATACACAGGAAACATATCTTAACAAACATATGCAAAAGCACTCGGAGAGAACAGACAAACGACCGCCCATTGTGGCCACAAATGCGGGCAGTAACTCGGCTACCGGAACTGGAACAGGTAATAGTAACAATAATGCAGCTGTAGGAAGTAATACAACAACTAATAATGCTACTGCCACAGCAGGTGTAGGAGGCGGAGGAAGCGGCGGCGGCGGAGGTCATCCTGGTACAGGAAATCAACATAACCGCAACAATATCTCATTACCACCGGTAACTATAGCACCCACCGACAACTCGTATTGGCCCAAAGTCAGTCCCGATTCGGCAGCCAATATGAACGATGTCATGCATCAGCAACAgccgcaacaacaacagcaacattcccatcagcaacatcatcaacaacagcagcaacaagctCACAATGGCCAACAGCCAacgcaacagcagcagcaacatcatcatccGCAACAGACGAACACCCAACAACAACCTCCGACACAGCAACAAGGCCAAACTCATATGGACTATACAAATCATCAGGCGTCTGGCGCCAACAATCCACATAATGATTTGCAAAATCATCATCGTATGAATGACACTGGTCGAGAGGATATAG TTTCAACACCCTCAACTGTGGGCCCCTACGATGCCTCAAGTATTACAAAAACCACCACAAATTCAGCATTTACACCGATTAATTCGATGCCACCACATTTGAATACCCTCTCACATCATGCCATGAGCCAGCGTCCATATCTATATGATGCCATTAGTTTTCAGAATAAAAATGTCAATCAAAATAATGCTTCGAATTCGTTTCCAAATCAATTGATATCGCTGCATCAGATACGCAACTATGCCCATCAACCGGCTGGTCTAACGATGGCCGGTGAACATTTATTGGGTGTTAGTGTGGGTCCAGGTAAAGATAAGGGATAG